A part of Amycolatopsis lurida genomic DNA contains:
- a CDS encoding acyl-CoA dehydrogenase, which translates to MSIALTEEQAALAASIRAWAASARPVDAVRNGRITEPPPGLAELGLFGVAIPEDVGGAGGTLADLAAGLAEAAEALVPGPVLGTALGGALLGTDPRPAKEILPRLADGTERLAVVLGNGFRITDSVVDGESGPALDVHPSAWTLVSDGAVSALIPPGASGVDIEPGEPFDVSRPVGRIRCEKVRPEAVFEALPVDSYAAALGAAEAAGIARWCLRTAVDYAKVREQFGRPIGSFQAIKHLCAEMLCRAEATDALAWDAARAAEDPAQHALASATAAAYALDAVVANAKDCIQVLGGIGFTWEHDAHFYLRRAVALRQWLGGSARWRRRAAELALRGDRRTLSVDVGEDTGLRDLVGEIAALSEPERRGALADSGLLAPHWPAPYGRGAGAAEQLRIDAALADADIRRPDLVIGAWAIPTLLEHGSEDQRERFAAPTLRGEITWCQLFSEPEAGSDLASLRTTARRADGGWLLKGQKVWTSLAREADWAICLARTDPDAPKHKGITYFLVDMTADGISTRPLREITGDAVFNEVFLDDVFVPDEMVVGEVDGGWRLARTTLANERVALGSGSAVGEGVENLLSTLGEDADRERLGALIADGSACSMLDLRATLRRLDGQDPGAESSVRKLLGVRHRQAVAEFALESLGERALVDGDPAQHEFLLTRCLSIAGGTTQVLLSLTAERLLGLPRS; encoded by the coding sequence GTGTCGATCGCGCTCACCGAAGAACAGGCGGCACTGGCCGCGTCGATCCGGGCTTGGGCGGCTTCCGCTCGTCCGGTCGACGCCGTCCGAAATGGCCGGATCACCGAGCCCCCTCCGGGGCTGGCCGAACTCGGCCTGTTCGGCGTGGCGATTCCCGAAGACGTCGGCGGGGCAGGCGGAACACTGGCCGATCTGGCCGCCGGGCTCGCCGAAGCGGCCGAAGCGCTCGTGCCCGGCCCGGTCCTCGGGACCGCGTTGGGCGGTGCGCTGCTCGGAACGGATCCTCGGCCGGCCAAGGAGATTCTGCCGCGCCTCGCGGACGGGACCGAACGCCTGGCGGTGGTGCTGGGCAACGGTTTTCGTATCACGGATTCGGTGGTCGACGGCGAGTCGGGCCCGGCGCTCGACGTTCACCCGTCGGCGTGGACGCTGGTCTCCGACGGTGCCGTCTCCGCGCTCATCCCACCCGGAGCGTCCGGAGTGGACATCGAGCCGGGCGAGCCGTTCGACGTCTCTCGGCCGGTCGGCCGGATCCGGTGCGAGAAGGTGCGGCCCGAGGCGGTTTTCGAGGCACTGCCAGTGGATTCCTATGCCGCCGCACTCGGCGCCGCGGAAGCCGCGGGGATCGCACGATGGTGTCTTCGGACCGCTGTCGACTACGCGAAGGTGCGGGAGCAGTTCGGCCGCCCGATCGGGTCGTTCCAGGCGATCAAACATCTGTGCGCGGAAATGCTCTGCCGGGCCGAAGCCACCGACGCGCTCGCCTGGGACGCGGCGAGGGCGGCCGAGGACCCGGCGCAGCACGCCCTTGCGTCGGCGACCGCGGCGGCCTATGCACTCGACGCGGTCGTGGCCAACGCGAAGGACTGCATTCAGGTCCTCGGTGGTATCGGCTTCACCTGGGAGCATGACGCGCACTTCTATCTGCGGCGCGCTGTGGCCCTGCGTCAATGGCTCGGCGGTTCGGCACGCTGGCGTCGCCGCGCCGCCGAACTCGCGCTGCGCGGCGACCGCCGGACGTTGAGCGTCGACGTCGGCGAAGACACCGGACTCCGTGACCTGGTCGGTGAAATCGCCGCCTTGTCCGAGCCGGAGCGGCGGGGCGCGCTGGCCGATTCGGGATTGCTGGCCCCGCATTGGCCCGCGCCGTACGGCCGCGGCGCCGGCGCGGCCGAGCAGCTGCGGATCGACGCCGCCCTCGCCGACGCGGACATCCGCCGTCCCGACCTGGTGATCGGCGCCTGGGCGATCCCGACCCTGCTGGAACACGGCTCGGAGGACCAGCGCGAACGGTTCGCCGCGCCCACGTTGCGCGGGGAGATCACCTGGTGTCAGTTGTTCAGCGAACCCGAGGCCGGTTCCGATCTCGCTTCGCTCCGTACGACGGCCCGGCGTGCCGACGGCGGGTGGCTGCTGAAGGGCCAGAAGGTGTGGACCTCGCTCGCGCGCGAAGCCGATTGGGCGATCTGCCTGGCGCGCACCGACCCGGACGCGCCGAAACACAAGGGGATCACTTACTTTCTGGTCGACATGACCGCCGACGGGATCAGCACGCGCCCGCTGCGCGAGATCACCGGCGACGCCGTCTTCAACGAGGTGTTCCTCGACGACGTCTTCGTCCCGGACGAGATGGTGGTCGGGGAGGTCGACGGCGGCTGGCGGCTGGCGCGGACGACACTGGCCAACGAGCGTGTGGCCCTCGGGAGTGGATCGGCGGTGGGGGAGGGCGTCGAGAACCTGCTCTCCACGCTGGGTGAGGACGCGGACCGGGAGCGGCTCGGTGCGCTGATCGCCGACGGCAGCGCGTGTTCGATGCTGGACCTGCGGGCGACGCTGCGGCGGCTCGACGGCCAGGACCCCGGCGCCGAGTCGAGTGTGCGCAAGCTGCTGGGGGTGCGGCATCGGCAGGCGGTGGCGGAGTTCGCGCTGGAGTCGCTCGGTGAGCGCGCCCTCGTGGACGGTGACCCGGCGCAGCACGAGTTCCTGCTGACCCGGTGCCTCAGTATCGCGGGCGGGACGACGCAGGTGCTGCTGTCGCTGACGGCCGAGCGATTGCTGGGGCTGCCCCGGTCCTGA
- the kstR gene encoding cholesterol catabolism transcriptional regulator KstR, with protein MPGKAKAPTSAKARSGNGLSALGGEELGSAAQRDRRRRIIDATLTLAAKGGYDAVQMRAVAEKADVALGTLYRYFPSKIHLLVSGLAREFERAQEKLDRAAIPGETPSERLMFVLGRNTRLMQRDPHLTEAMVRAFMFADTTAAAEVEQVGRLMENMFAKAMGIEDPTEADRDIFHVIADVWMANLVAWVTRRASAADVANRLELSVHLLLDKNV; from the coding sequence ATGCCAGGGAAGGCCAAGGCACCCACGAGCGCGAAAGCGCGCAGCGGCAATGGTCTCTCCGCGCTGGGCGGCGAGGAACTCGGCTCCGCGGCACAACGCGACCGGCGGCGCCGCATCATCGACGCGACCCTCACCCTCGCCGCGAAGGGCGGGTACGACGCGGTCCAGATGCGGGCTGTCGCCGAGAAGGCGGACGTCGCGCTCGGCACGCTGTACCGCTACTTCCCCTCGAAGATCCACCTGCTGGTTTCCGGGCTGGCCAGGGAATTCGAACGCGCACAGGAGAAACTCGACCGCGCGGCGATTCCCGGCGAAACCCCGAGCGAGCGGCTGATGTTCGTCCTCGGCCGCAACACCCGGCTGATGCAGCGAGACCCGCACCTGACCGAGGCGATGGTCCGCGCGTTCATGTTCGCCGACACGACCGCCGCCGCCGAGGTCGAGCAGGTCGGGCGGCTGATGGAGAACATGTTCGCCAAGGCCATGGGCATCGAGGACCCGACCGAGGCCGACCGCGACATCTTCCACGTCATCGCCGACGTCTGGATGGCGAACCTGGTCGCCTGGGTGACACGGCGCGCGTCGGCGGCCGATGTCGCGAACCGGCTGGAGCTGTCGGTGCACCTGCTGCTGGACAAGAACGTCTGA
- the icmF gene encoding fused isobutyryl-CoA mutase/GTPase IcmF, with the protein MTSDLHRPVNPVRFVTASSLFDGHDASINIMRRILQSQGAEVVHLGHNRSVDEVATAAIAEDVQGVAISAYQGGHVEYFSYLVELLNERGAGHIKVFGGGGGVIVREEIDLLHSRGVARIFSPEDGYEMGLPGMINLMIKACDTDLSAQSPGSLDKLLSGDIPALSRVITQLQREALPQDALAKITEAAKSRTVPVLGITGTGGSGKSSLTDELIRRFRLDQEDKLRIAVLAVDPSRRKGGGALLGDRIRMNCLDGSPVYFRSLATRTTSGEIPTGLSESILACKAAGFDLVIVETPGIGQGDAGIVDYVDQSLYVMTPEFGAASQLEKIDMLDFADAVAINKFERRGAEDARRDVARQLVRNREAFSSSPEDMPVYGTSAAKFNDDGVTALYQHLRDTLAERGLTVSAGVLPKVEGKVSTDASTIIPANRTRYLAEISETVRGYHAKTEQQVAALRKREHLAAAKEALAAVDASTDALDGLLAAAESDVDGESANLLARFQELAESYRADELVVKIRDKELHTQLWRDTLSGNRIPRVALPRYTESGELLSFLRREHLPGYFPYTAGVFPFKREGEDPARMFAGEGDPFRTNKRFKLLSADSDAKRLSTAFDSVTLYGHDPHTRPDIYGKVGTSGVSIATLEDMEVLYDGFDLTSPSTSVSMTINGPAPTILAFFLNTAIDQRMAAFKAEHGREPSETEAAELREWALRNVRGTVQADILKEDQGQNTCIFSTEFSLRMMADIQEWFIEHGVRNFYSVSISGYHIAEAGANPISQLAFTLSNGFTYVESYLARGMNIDDFAPNLSFFFSNGMDAEYSVLGRVARRIWAVAMRERYGANERSQKLKYHVQTSGRSLHAQEMSFNDIRTTLQALCALYDNANSLHTNAFDEAITTPSESSVRRAMAIQMIINKEWGLSKNENPLQGSFIIDELTDLVEEAVLLEFDRISERGGVLGAMETGYQRGKIQDESILYERQKHDGTLPIIGVNTFRNPNGGEDDVEVELARATEDEKRSQLERLEDFQRRHQAEAQVALKTLREAATRGGNLFGVLMDAARVCSLGQITEAFFEVGGQYRRNV; encoded by the coding sequence ATGACCAGCGACCTGCACCGGCCCGTGAACCCTGTTCGCTTCGTGACGGCGTCGAGCCTCTTCGACGGGCACGACGCGTCCATCAACATCATGCGGCGCATCCTGCAGTCGCAGGGCGCGGAGGTCGTGCACCTCGGGCACAACCGGTCGGTCGACGAGGTCGCCACCGCGGCCATCGCCGAGGATGTCCAGGGTGTGGCCATCAGCGCCTACCAGGGTGGGCACGTCGAGTACTTCAGCTACCTGGTCGAGTTGCTCAACGAGCGCGGCGCGGGTCACATCAAGGTGTTCGGCGGCGGCGGCGGGGTCATCGTCCGCGAGGAGATCGACCTGCTGCACTCGCGGGGCGTGGCGCGGATCTTCTCGCCGGAGGACGGCTACGAGATGGGCCTCCCCGGCATGATCAACCTGATGATCAAGGCCTGCGACACGGACCTGTCCGCGCAGTCGCCCGGCTCGCTGGACAAACTGCTTTCCGGGGACATTCCGGCGCTGTCCCGGGTCATCACGCAGCTTCAGCGCGAGGCGCTGCCGCAGGACGCGCTCGCCAAGATCACCGAGGCCGCCAAGTCGCGGACGGTGCCGGTCCTCGGCATCACCGGGACGGGTGGTTCCGGTAAGTCGTCGCTCACCGACGAACTGATCCGCCGGTTCCGGCTGGACCAGGAGGACAAGCTCCGCATCGCCGTGCTCGCCGTCGACCCGTCGCGCCGCAAGGGCGGGGGAGCGTTGCTCGGCGACCGCATCCGGATGAACTGTCTCGACGGCAGCCCGGTCTACTTCCGTTCGCTCGCCACACGGACCACCAGCGGCGAGATCCCCACCGGCCTCTCCGAGTCCATCCTCGCGTGCAAGGCCGCCGGGTTCGATCTCGTGATCGTCGAGACGCCCGGTATCGGCCAGGGTGACGCCGGCATCGTCGACTACGTGGACCAGTCGCTGTACGTCATGACGCCCGAGTTCGGCGCGGCGTCGCAGCTGGAGAAGATCGACATGCTCGACTTCGCCGACGCGGTGGCGATCAACAAGTTCGAGCGCCGCGGCGCCGAAGACGCCCGCCGCGACGTCGCGCGCCAGCTTGTGCGCAACCGCGAAGCGTTCAGCTCCTCGCCCGAGGACATGCCGGTCTACGGCACCAGCGCCGCGAAGTTCAACGACGACGGCGTCACCGCGCTGTACCAGCACCTGCGCGACACTCTCGCCGAGCGTGGCCTGACCGTCTCGGCCGGGGTGCTCCCGAAGGTCGAGGGCAAGGTGTCCACCGACGCCAGCACGATCATCCCGGCCAACCGGACGCGCTATCTCGCGGAGATCTCCGAGACCGTCCGCGGCTACCACGCCAAGACCGAGCAGCAGGTCGCCGCGCTGCGCAAACGCGAGCACCTCGCCGCCGCCAAGGAGGCGCTGGCCGCCGTTGACGCGAGCACCGACGCGCTCGACGGCCTGCTCGCCGCCGCCGAGTCCGATGTGGACGGTGAGTCGGCGAATCTGCTGGCCCGCTTCCAGGAACTGGCCGAGTCCTACCGTGCCGACGAGCTGGTCGTGAAGATCCGCGACAAGGAACTGCACACCCAGCTCTGGCGCGACACGCTCTCCGGCAACCGGATCCCGCGGGTGGCGTTGCCGCGCTACACCGAATCCGGCGAGCTGCTGTCGTTCCTGCGCCGCGAGCACCTTCCCGGGTACTTCCCTTACACCGCGGGCGTTTTCCCGTTCAAGCGCGAGGGTGAGGACCCGGCGCGCATGTTCGCCGGCGAGGGTGACCCGTTCCGCACCAACAAGCGGTTCAAGCTCCTGTCGGCCGACTCCGACGCGAAGCGCCTTTCGACCGCCTTCGACTCGGTGACGCTGTACGGGCACGACCCGCACACCCGCCCCGACATCTACGGCAAGGTCGGCACCTCGGGCGTCTCCATCGCGACGCTGGAGGACATGGAGGTGCTCTACGACGGCTTCGACCTGACCTCACCGAGCACCTCGGTGTCGATGACGATCAACGGGCCGGCGCCGACGATCCTCGCGTTCTTCCTCAACACCGCGATCGACCAGCGGATGGCGGCGTTCAAGGCCGAGCACGGCCGCGAGCCGTCCGAAACCGAGGCCGCCGAACTGCGCGAATGGGCGCTGCGCAACGTCCGCGGCACCGTGCAGGCGGACATCCTCAAGGAGGACCAGGGGCAGAACACCTGCATCTTCTCCACCGAGTTCAGCCTGCGCATGATGGCCGACATCCAGGAATGGTTCATCGAGCACGGCGTCCGGAACTTCTACTCCGTGTCGATCTCCGGCTATCACATCGCCGAGGCCGGGGCGAACCCGATCTCGCAGCTGGCGTTCACCCTGTCGAACGGTTTCACCTACGTCGAGAGCTACCTCGCGCGCGGGATGAACATCGACGACTTCGCGCCGAACCTGTCGTTCTTCTTCTCCAACGGCATGGACGCCGAGTACTCGGTGCTGGGCCGGGTCGCGCGCCGGATCTGGGCGGTCGCGATGCGGGAGCGCTACGGCGCCAACGAGCGCTCGCAGAAGCTCAAGTACCACGTGCAGACCTCCGGCCGGTCGCTGCACGCGCAGGAGATGAGCTTCAACGACATCCGCACCACACTGCAGGCGCTGTGCGCGCTGTACGACAACGCGAACTCCTTGCACACCAACGCCTTCGACGAGGCGATCACGACGCCGTCGGAGAGCTCGGTGCGGCGCGCGATGGCCATCCAGATGATCATCAACAAGGAGTGGGGCCTGTCGAAGAACGAGAACCCGTTGCAGGGCTCGTTCATCATCGACGAGCTGACCGATCTGGTCGAAGAGGCCGTGCTGCTGGAGTTCGACCGGATCTCCGAACGCGGCGGTGTCCTCGGTGCGATGGAGACCGGCTACCAGCGCGGCAAGATCCAGGACGAGTCGATCCTCTACGAACGCCAGAAGCACGACGGCACGCTGCCGATCATCGGCGTCAACACCTTCCGCAACCCGAACGGCGGGGAGGACGACGTCGAGGTCGAACTCGCGCGGGCGACCGAGGACGAGAAGCGCTCGCAGCTGGAGCGGCTCGAGGACTTCCAGCGCAGGCACCAGGCCGAGGCGCAGGTCGCGCTCAAGACGCTGCGCGAGGCCGCGACCCGGGGCGGAAACCTGTTCGGTGTCCTGATGGACGCGGCGCGGGTGTGCTCCCTCGGCCAGATCACCGAGGCGTTCTTCGAGGTGGGCGGGCAGTACCGGCGTAACGTCTAG
- a CDS encoding TIGR03557 family F420-dependent LLM class oxidoreductase → MTEVQIGLAAALEQFSPRESIRLAALAEQHGFSGQMAADHFQPWVPQQGEASFVWSVLASLAENTTGDLGPGVTCPSFRLHPSMVAQAAATLEATYPGRTWLGIGSGEALNEHIIGGYWPEAPERVRRMFEALEVIRKLFTGKDVKHSGEFFKLHTTRLWTLPDEPPPIYIASAGPYTSRKTGELADGLITPGASIEKLAGILDNFGTGARKAGKDPDSMPKLLQVHLSWAEDDETAWANALDQWPNGGMKFPKADIRSPFDFAQMAKLVRREDFEGRMVVSSDPDVHRAALQKYVDAGFNRIYIHNVGRNQDQFIETFGRDVLPKLTA, encoded by the coding sequence GTGACTGAGGTTCAAATCGGCTTGGCCGCGGCACTGGAGCAGTTCTCGCCGCGCGAGTCGATCCGGCTGGCGGCGCTGGCCGAACAGCACGGATTCTCCGGCCAGATGGCCGCCGACCACTTCCAGCCGTGGGTCCCTCAACAGGGTGAAGCGTCGTTCGTGTGGAGTGTGCTCGCGTCGTTGGCGGAGAACACCACCGGCGACCTCGGGCCGGGGGTGACCTGCCCGTCGTTCCGGCTGCATCCGTCGATGGTCGCGCAGGCCGCGGCCACGCTGGAGGCGACCTATCCGGGCCGGACCTGGCTCGGCATCGGCTCCGGCGAGGCGCTCAACGAGCACATCATCGGCGGTTACTGGCCCGAAGCCCCCGAGCGCGTACGGCGGATGTTCGAGGCGCTCGAGGTCATCCGGAAGCTGTTCACCGGCAAGGACGTCAAGCACAGCGGCGAGTTCTTCAAACTGCACACCACCCGGCTGTGGACGCTTCCGGACGAGCCGCCGCCGATCTACATCGCGTCGGCGGGCCCGTACACCTCACGCAAGACCGGTGAGCTCGCGGACGGGCTGATCACGCCGGGCGCGTCGATCGAGAAGCTGGCGGGGATCCTCGACAACTTCGGCACCGGCGCGCGGAAGGCGGGCAAGGACCCGGACTCGATGCCGAAGCTGCTTCAGGTGCACCTGTCGTGGGCCGAGGACGACGAGACGGCCTGGGCCAACGCGCTCGACCAGTGGCCCAACGGCGGCATGAAGTTCCCGAAGGCCGACATCCGCTCACCGTTCGACTTCGCGCAGATGGCGAAACTGGTGCGGCGTGAGGACTTCGAGGGCCGGATGGTCGTCTCGTCCGACCCGGACGTGCACCGCGCGGCGCTGCAGAAGTACGTCGACGCCGGGTTCAACCGGATCTACATCCACAACGTGGGCCGGAACCAAGACCAGTTCATCGAGACCTTCGGCCGGGACGTGCTGCCGAAGCTGACCGCCTGA
- a CDS encoding LLM class F420-dependent oxidoreductase: MEIGIATFITDEGIRPDVLAAAAEERGFSSLHIAEHSHIPVSRETPYPGGGELPHVYYRTLDPFVALTAAAGATSKLKLGTGVALLQQRDVIHTAKEVASLDLVSRGRFVFGVGVGWNREEMRNHGTDPRTRGALVDEQLAALKEIWTKDEAEFHGEHVDFDPIFAWPKPVQKPHPPIYIGGAGQKAMERIAKYGDGWLPHAYTLPEELRRARQWLADQGRSDITFSAFGATPEEDALGRLAEGGVDEATLFLPTEPEAATLERLDQFAKVAESFRKGQQA; encoded by the coding sequence ATGGAGATCGGAATCGCCACCTTCATCACCGATGAAGGCATCAGGCCGGACGTCCTCGCCGCGGCCGCCGAAGAGCGCGGGTTCAGCTCGCTCCACATCGCGGAGCATTCGCATATCCCGGTCAGCCGGGAAACGCCGTATCCGGGCGGTGGCGAGCTGCCGCACGTGTACTACCGGACCCTCGACCCGTTCGTCGCGCTGACGGCGGCCGCCGGGGCCACGTCGAAGCTGAAGCTGGGGACGGGCGTCGCGTTGCTGCAGCAGCGCGACGTCATCCACACGGCGAAAGAGGTCGCTTCGCTGGACCTGGTCTCGCGGGGCCGGTTCGTCTTCGGTGTCGGCGTCGGGTGGAACCGGGAGGAAATGCGCAATCACGGCACGGATCCGCGCACCCGCGGCGCGCTCGTCGACGAGCAACTCGCGGCCCTGAAAGAGATCTGGACGAAGGACGAGGCCGAATTCCACGGCGAGCACGTTGACTTCGACCCGATCTTCGCGTGGCCGAAGCCGGTGCAGAAGCCGCATCCGCCGATCTACATCGGCGGCGCCGGGCAGAAGGCGATGGAGCGGATCGCCAAGTACGGCGACGGCTGGCTGCCGCACGCCTACACCCTGCCGGAGGAGCTTCGCCGGGCGCGGCAGTGGCTGGCCGACCAGGGCCGTAGCGACATCACGTTCTCCGCCTTCGGCGCCACTCCGGAGGAGGACGCGCTGGGCAGGCTCGCCGAGGGCGGCGTCGACGAGGCGACGCTCTTCCTGCCGACCGAGCCCGAAGCGGCGACACTGGAACGACTCGACCAGTTCGCGAAGGTCGCCGAGAGTTTTCGAAAGGGGCAGCAGGCGTGA